One genomic window of Anguilla anguilla isolate fAngAng1 chromosome 13, fAngAng1.pri, whole genome shotgun sequence includes the following:
- the LOC118211972 gene encoding protein ATP6V1FNB, translating to MRNLLTTQNQNCYRELIEKEAYTRMAWKMKYGDDYPMSFPSRRPKVPQAPKLSTPKTVLPPVVKPPERKKEVAAEPVERTLSAAPLMRPVSPQTKETLYQGFSKEGKGRHLYLRRRVQKGPEDKFDFPLLSSWEYGWRLGDYDRDYRSPANGRSGIVRNTFYARNGIFHFPSPTDQLG from the exons ATGAGGAACCTGCTGACTACTCAGAACCAAAACTGCTACCGGGAGCTGATTGAGAAGGAGGCCTACACTCGCATGGCATGGAAAATGAAATACGGCGATGATTACCCCATGAGCTTCCCCTCCAGAAGGCCAAAAGTACCACAGGCCCCCAAGCTCTCCACCCCGAAGACAGTCCTGCCCCCTGTTGTGAAGCCCCCAGAGAGGAAAAAGGAGGTAGCGGCGGAACCAGTGGAGCGGACCCTCAGCGCCGCGCCGCTGATGAGACCCGTCTCGCCCCAGACCAAGGAGACGCTGTACCAGGGCTTCTCCAAAGAAGGGAAGGGCCGTCACCTGTACCTGCGGAGGCGTGTGCAGAAAGGCCCAGAGGACAAGTTCGACTTCCCTCTGTTGTCCTCCTGGGAGTATGGCTGGAGACTAG GTGACTATGACAGAGACTACAGGTCCCCTGCCAACGGAAGGTCCGGAATTGTAAGGAACACGTTTTATGCCAGGAATGGAATCTTTCATTTTCCCTCTCCAACTGATCAACTGGGGTAG